The Maniola hyperantus chromosome 19, iAphHyp1.2, whole genome shotgun sequence genome has a window encoding:
- the Ate1 gene encoding arginyl-tRNA--protein transferase 1 — protein sequence MMKRSLVEYFSERDGYKCGYCKKPNSNYSHGMWAHMMTVQDYQDLIDRGWRRSGQYCYKPVLDVVCCPMYTIRCRALEFKISKSQKKVMKRFNKFLMGQDDISEDSRMSSSNEDMTNTAGREQFVESRRAHRDINIGDVDISFIDQPESINEEIPEAMSTQSKTSCSSKPKLKKEEVAGPDPTKAPCKKAKQLRRERMLEKLKKKGVDLSTVGISNKNNEKQIEDFINELPSDVKKKLEIKLVRTKPPSLEWIATSKETHNLYVKYQMAVHGDRPEKCSESQFTEFLVQSPLLEEHSAEGPPCGYGSFHQQYWLDGKLIAVGVLDILPKCVSSVYFMYDPQHMNLTLGTYGALREIAFTRHLHTQCPELRYYYIGYYIHTCPKMRYKGNFHPSDLLCPETFKWFPLKDCAQKLDVTPYSRFDPDIDSIDENCGSESDINNIPVLYGNEVLPFKVYRRKSGKKSNDIEEILEYARLVGADTVKRMIIFRS from the exons ATGATGAAACGTAGTTTAGTCGAATATTTCTCTGAGCGCGATGGATATAAATGTGGTTACTGTAAGAAACCTAATTCGAACTATAGCCATG GAATGTGGGCTCATATGATGACTGTTCAAGACTATCAAGATTTAATCGACAGAGGATGGAGGCGATCCGGGCAGTACTGCTATAAACCAGTTCTAGATGTCGTGTGCTGTCCTATGTATACTATAAG ATGCAGAGCCTTAGAGTTCAAAATATCTAAATCGCAGAAGAAGGTCATGAAACGGTTCAATAAGTTTCTAATGGGGCAGGATGACATTTCCGAAGACAGTCGAATGTCGAGCAGCAATGAGGATATGACAAACACTGCAGGCCGAGAACAGTTTGTTGAGAGTAGAAGAGCTCATCGGGATATCAATATTGGTGATGTTGATATTTCCTTTATTGATCAACCTGAGTCCATCAATGAAGAAATACCAG AAGCCATGTCTACGCAAAGTAAAACATCATGCAGTTCtaaaccaaaattaaaaaaagaggaag TTGCAGGCCCGGATCCCACAAAGGCCCCTTGTAAAAAAGCTAAGCAGTTAAGGCGAGAGAGGATGTTGGAAAAACTAAAAAAGAAAGGCGTTGATTTGAGCACTGTAGGTATCAgcaacaaaaataatgaaaagcAAATAGAAGATTTCATAAATGAGCTGCCTAGTGATGTGAAAAAGAAACTTGAG ATAAAACTAGTCAGAACAAAACCGCCCAGTCTGGAGTGGATAGCAACATCCAAAGAGACTCACAATCTCTATGTAAAATATCAGATGGCAGTCCACGGCGATAGACCTGAGAAATGTTCAGAATCACAATTCACCGAATTTTTAGTGCAAAGTCCTTTATTG GAAGAGCATTCAGCAGAGGGTCCCCCGTGCGGCTATGGGTCATTCCACCAACAATACTGGCTCGACGGGAAGCTAATAGCTGTCGGAGTTTTAGACATCTTGCCCAAATGTGTGTCTTCTGTATATTTCATGTACGATCCTCAGCACATGAACTTAACTTTGGGAACCTATGGTGCTTTAAG GGAGATAGCGTTCACGAGACACTTGCACACACAATGTCCAGAGTTACGATACTACTACATAGGCTATTACATCCATACGTGTCCTAAAATGCGATACAAAGGAAACTTCCACCCCTCGGATCTCCTTTGCCCCGAGACTTTCAAGTGGTTCCCCTTGAAAGATTGTGCACAAAAGTTAGATGTCACACCTTATTCGAGATTTGACCCCGACATTGACAGTATCGATGAAAACTGTGGCAGTGAGAGCGATATAAATAACATACCCGTGCTATATGGCAACGAGGTTTTACCTTTCAAAGTTTACAGGCGAAAAAGCGGCAAGAAAAGTAATGATATCGAAGAAATACTTGAGTACGCGCGGCTGGTCGGTGCTGATACAGTCAAACGGATGATCATATTTAGATCGTAA
- the LOC117991476 gene encoding uncharacterized protein codes for MVLLSPSIRGLRRLLAICEHYARDHGLKYNVKKTQMMLFRSGRGPERIPKVFLDGVPIERVDQFRYLGHILTEDLRDNRDIERERRALAVRCNMLARRFARCSPEAKLTLFRAYCQCFYTCQLWFNATKSARSSIRVQYNNAYRILMKLPKYCSASGMFADARVPDYFAVVRSRVAAFWSRIRDSQNEVLRVCSECPENPILKYWLAVHRDNNRK; via the coding sequence ATGGTACTTCTAAGTCCCTCAATCAGGGGACTTAGAAGATTATTGGCCATCTGCGAGCATTATGCAAGGGATCACGGCCTGAAGTATAATGTTAAAAAGACGCAGATGATGTTATTCCGCTCAGGTAGAGGTCCGGAGAGGATTCCGAAGGTTTTTTTAGATGGTGTACCTATTGAAAGGGTGGATCAGTTCAGGTACTTGGGGCATATCCTAACTGAGGACTTGCGTGATAACCGCGATATAGAACGCGAAAGGAGGGCTCTGGCTGTTCGGTGTAATATGCTCGCACGTCGGTTTGCACGGTGCAGTCCTGAGGCGAAGCTGACGCTGTTTAGAGCATATTGTCAATGCTTCTACACGTGTCAGCTTTGGTTCAACGCAACGAAAAGTGCACGTAGCAGCATCAGAGTGCAGTATAATAACGCATACCGCATTCTGATGAAACTGCCTAAATACTGCAGTGCGTCGGGCATGTTTGCTGACGCCAGAGTGCCCGATTATTTCGCGGTTGTTAGATCTCGTGTTGCGGCATTTTGGTCCCGCATCCGCGATTCTCAAAACGAGGTCCTCAGGGTATGCTCTGAGTGCCCTGAGAATCCCATACTGAAGTACTGGCTTGCCGTACATCGTGACAATAACCGTAAATAA